The following coding sequences lie in one Actinomycetota bacterium genomic window:
- a CDS encoding glutamate-5-semialdehyde dehydrogenase yields MSIVYDIAKKAREASYFLASASTAAKNQVLKDISDALIEKSPDIIEANKKDCETAKGSISESMLDRLTLNNERIKSISGSILDVISLNDPVGEVIFGYDLPNGLILKNIRVPFGVIGMIFEARPNVTVDSAVLCLKAGSAVVLRGSSNALNTNLKVVEIMRQCLKENNFPADLIQLIPTASREDVREMMSLRQYIDVLIPRGGRSLIESVVKNSNIPVIETGIGNCHIYIDSIFSLSEKQVIDIVINAKTQRPSVCNAAEKLLIHRSVLESTGKAVIDALREKNVIIKGCPSIAGIYEDIEPAQEEDWYEEYLDLKMAVKVVESTKEAVEHINKYGSMHSDSIITSDYENAMYFTSNVDSSTVYVNASTRFTDGGQFGMGAEIGISTQKLHFRGPMGLRQITANKFIVYGNGQIRK; encoded by the coding sequence ATGAGTATAGTTTATGATATTGCAAAGAAAGCCAGGGAAGCATCATATTTTCTGGCAAGCGCAAGCACTGCTGCTAAAAATCAGGTTCTTAAAGATATATCGGATGCACTGATTGAAAAATCACCTGATATTATAGAGGCAAACAAAAAAGACTGTGAAACAGCAAAAGGCAGCATAAGTGAAAGCATGCTTGACAGACTGACCTTAAATAATGAAAGAATAAAATCAATTTCTGGGAGCATACTGGATGTAATATCGTTAAATGATCCTGTGGGGGAAGTAATTTTCGGATATGATCTCCCAAATGGCCTGATTCTTAAAAATATCAGAGTTCCTTTTGGTGTGATAGGCATGATTTTTGAAGCAAGACCTAATGTTACTGTGGACTCTGCAGTTCTCTGCCTTAAAGCCGGAAGTGCGGTAGTTCTAAGGGGAAGCTCAAATGCCCTGAACACAAATCTTAAAGTAGTTGAAATCATGAGACAATGCCTGAAAGAAAATAACTTTCCTGCAGATCTGATTCAGCTCATTCCCACAGCTTCAAGAGAAGATGTCCGGGAAATGATGTCTCTGCGGCAATATATCGATGTGCTTATACCCAGAGGAGGCAGAAGCCTTATTGAAAGCGTGGTAAAAAATTCAAATATCCCTGTAATTGAAACAGGGATAGGCAATTGCCACATATATATTGATTCCATATTCAGTTTAAGTGAAAAACAGGTAATTGATATTGTAATAAATGCCAAGACCCAGAGACCGAGCGTATGTAATGCGGCAGAAAAGCTGCTGATACATAGATCAGTGCTTGAGAGTACGGGAAAGGCTGTCATAGATGCGCTAAGAGAAAAGAATGTAATAATAAAGGGCTGCCCTTCAATAGCTGGGATTTATGAAGATATTGAACCTGCACAGGAAGAAGACTGGTATGAAGAATATCTTGACCTTAAAATGGCTGTAAAGGTTGTTGAAAGTACAAAAGAAGCAGTTGAGCATATAAATAAATACGGTTCAATGCATTCTGATTCAATAATCACATCCGACTATGAAAATGCCATGTATTTCACTTCAAATGTAGACTCGTCTACAGTATATGTAAATGCTTCGACAAGATTTACGGACGGCGGCCAGTTCGGAATGGGCGCGGAAATTGGAATAAGCACCCAAAAGCTTCATTTCAGGGGCCCCATGGGCCTGAGGCAGATAACTGCAAATAAATTTATTGTCTATGGAAACGGGCAGATAAGGAAATGA